The following coding sequences are from one Paenarthrobacter ureafaciens window:
- a CDS encoding phage holin family protein: protein MTSPADLPPTEAHLKAETVPLGELLGDLTRDVSTLMRQEVELAKAELKESATKAGKGAGMLAGAAWAGHLAVVFLSLALWWALGQLVGLGWSAVIVAVIWGIVAAVLASIGRKELKTINGMPRTAETVKEIPPTFKPNTEETR, encoded by the coding sequence ATGACCAGTCCCGCTGACCTGCCTCCCACGGAAGCCCACCTCAAAGCGGAAACCGTACCCCTCGGGGAATTGCTGGGCGACCTGACGCGCGACGTCTCCACGTTGATGCGCCAGGAAGTCGAACTCGCCAAGGCCGAGCTCAAAGAGTCGGCCACCAAGGCAGGGAAGGGCGCCGGCATGCTGGCCGGAGCCGCATGGGCCGGGCACCTCGCCGTCGTGTTCCTTTCCCTCGCCTTGTGGTGGGCCCTGGGCCAGCTTGTTGGCCTGGGATGGTCGGCCGTGATCGTTGCCGTTATTTGGGGCATCGTCGCGGCAGTGCTGGCCAGCATCGGCCGGAAGGAACTGAAGACCATCAACGGCATGCCGCGTACCGCTGAGACAGTCAAGGAAATACCTCCAACCTTCAAACCGAACACTGAGGAGACACGATGA